The following proteins are co-located in the Paludibaculum fermentans genome:
- a CDS encoding GMP synthase (glutamine-hydrolyzing): MDSRSRHIYPDTIESGGTAKADLIKTHHNRVSGIQKLLAEGRIVEPLHLLYKDEVREVGRELNLPEELLSRHPFPGPGLAIRCLCEDEVQPVERLDAGWLAPLHSVGVQGDSRTYRPVLLLEESPATPGVHAQATDLINRLAGINRVVAVTGTHSPVADLKTSVAYITAERLDRLRAADSIVRSLCLSSGFEHKVWQFPVIIVPLGAGDRPDSIVLRPIDSVDGMTAQSVAMPQELLDEMTSELLALPGICAVLYDLTHKPPGTIEWE, encoded by the coding sequence TTGGATTCTCGGTCAAGGCACATCTACCCCGACACCATCGAAAGTGGTGGCACGGCCAAGGCTGACCTGATCAAGACCCACCACAACCGCGTCTCCGGCATCCAGAAACTGCTGGCTGAGGGCCGCATCGTGGAACCGCTCCACCTGCTCTATAAGGACGAAGTCCGTGAAGTCGGCCGCGAGCTGAACCTGCCCGAGGAACTCCTTTCGCGTCATCCATTTCCAGGCCCGGGCCTGGCGATCCGCTGCCTCTGCGAGGACGAAGTGCAACCCGTCGAGCGGCTCGACGCCGGCTGGCTCGCCCCGCTGCACTCCGTGGGAGTCCAGGGCGATTCGCGCACCTACCGGCCCGTACTTTTACTGGAAGAATCGCCAGCCACCCCCGGCGTGCACGCCCAGGCAACGGATTTGATCAACCGGCTGGCAGGCATCAACCGCGTAGTCGCGGTCACGGGCACCCATTCCCCTGTGGCTGACCTGAAGACCTCGGTGGCCTACATCACGGCCGAGAGGCTCGACCGGCTTCGCGCGGCCGACTCTATCGTCCGGTCCCTGTGTCTATCTTCCGGCTTCGAGCACAAGGTCTGGCAATTTCCGGTGATTATCGTTCCGCTCGGAGCGGGCGACCGGCCGGATTCCATCGTCCTGCGGCCCATCGATTCAGTGGACGGCATGACGGCGCAGTCCGTCGCCATGCCCCAGGAACTGCTCGACGAGATGACCAGCGAGCTGCTCGCGCTGCCGGGAATCTGTGCGGTCCTGTACGACCTGACGCACAAGCCGCCGGGCACCATCGAGTGGGAGTAA
- a CDS encoding NADH-quinone oxidoreductase subunit C, with product MLPDNLKDMAVPAAIEAWDSAVVTGGSHEFGETLLFVQPERIVAVCQYLKTQLKFERLSGVTCIDRFPAEPRFEVLYLLHSIARNERLKLKVALGSDAPQVESVTAVWAGADWYEREVFDLFGVKFHNHPNLKRLMMPEDWEGHPLRKDFPVHGHKYSYQND from the coding sequence ATGTTGCCGGACAATTTGAAGGATATGGCCGTGCCTGCCGCGATTGAGGCGTGGGACTCAGCGGTGGTGACAGGCGGAAGCCACGAGTTTGGCGAGACGCTGCTGTTTGTGCAGCCGGAGCGCATTGTGGCGGTCTGCCAGTACCTGAAGACTCAGTTGAAGTTCGAGCGCCTGTCGGGCGTCACCTGCATCGACAGGTTCCCTGCCGAGCCACGATTTGAGGTGCTGTACCTGCTTCATTCCATTGCGAGGAATGAGCGGTTGAAGCTGAAAGTCGCCCTGGGAAGCGACGCTCCGCAGGTGGAGAGTGTGACCGCTGTCTGGGCCGGCGCTGACTGGTATGAGCGCGAAGTGTTCGATCTGTTCGGCGTGAAGTTCCACAATCATCCGAACCTGAAGCGGCTGATGATGCCCGAAGACTGGGAAGGTCATCCCTTGCGGAAAGACTTCCCTGTTCACGGTCACAAGTACAGCTACCAGAACGACTAA
- the thiS gene encoding sulfur carrier protein ThiS produces MSNQLGGLDIPIKVNGEDRIVPAGLNIRQLLAHLGLDSGRVAVELNREIVRKPDWESTAVESGASLEIVTFVGGGSR; encoded by the coding sequence GTGTCAAACCAACTTGGTGGTCTCGATATCCCTATCAAAGTCAACGGCGAAGACCGAATCGTACCTGCTGGTCTGAATATCCGGCAGCTTCTGGCCCACCTGGGTCTCGATTCAGGCCGCGTCGCGGTCGAACTCAACCGCGAGATCGTCCGCAAACCGGACTGGGAATCCACTGCCGTCGAATCCGGCGCCTCCCTCGAAATCGTCACCTTCGTGGGTGGCGGCTCGCGCTGA
- the guaA gene encoding glutamine-hydrolyzing GMP synthase, protein MNQSPDQGTRPQIIVLDTGGQYCHLITRKIRELGVYSEIRPSETPASELAGVLGIVISGGPASVYEAGSPQVDPAIFDLPCAVLGICYGQQLIAWHLGGTVSPGKKGEYGMAHLDLESSAALFQGATGRQQVWMSHRDTVTAAPAGFDIYGATETCAIASMGSAARRIYGVQFHPEVVHTERGRQILSNFLFGVCGCESDWSPREQTSRIEEEIRLRVSDRNVFFFVSGGVDSTVAFTLCLRALGPERVRALYVDTGLMRDSETPFVQGVFESLGKGIFAVEHAEERFLSALAGVREPEKKRHIIGEKFVEVQEQILASGQFMEGNWILGQGTSTPTPSKVVARPRLT, encoded by the coding sequence TTGAACCAGTCTCCTGACCAAGGTACACGGCCGCAAATCATCGTACTTGATACGGGTGGTCAGTATTGCCACCTGATCACACGCAAAATCCGTGAACTCGGCGTTTACTCCGAGATCCGCCCAAGCGAGACCCCTGCCTCTGAACTGGCAGGGGTTTTGGGCATTGTGATCTCCGGTGGACCCGCGAGCGTTTATGAAGCCGGCTCCCCCCAAGTCGATCCTGCCATCTTCGACTTGCCCTGTGCCGTACTTGGCATCTGCTACGGCCAGCAACTCATCGCCTGGCACTTGGGCGGCACCGTAAGTCCCGGGAAAAAGGGCGAGTACGGCATGGCCCACCTCGACCTCGAGTCGAGCGCAGCGCTGTTCCAGGGCGCTACCGGCCGCCAGCAGGTCTGGATGAGCCACCGGGACACCGTCACCGCCGCACCCGCCGGCTTTGACATTTACGGCGCCACCGAAACCTGCGCGATTGCCTCCATGGGCAGTGCCGCCCGGCGCATCTACGGAGTCCAGTTCCACCCCGAGGTCGTCCACACCGAGCGCGGCCGGCAGATCCTTTCCAACTTCCTCTTCGGTGTCTGCGGCTGCGAATCCGACTGGAGCCCGCGCGAGCAGACCAGCCGCATCGAGGAAGAGATCCGGCTACGCGTCAGCGACCGGAATGTCTTCTTCTTCGTCTCCGGCGGCGTCGACTCCACGGTTGCCTTTACCCTTTGCCTGCGAGCACTTGGCCCGGAACGCGTGCGCGCCCTCTACGTCGACACCGGTCTGATGAGGGATAGCGAAACCCCGTTCGTCCAGGGCGTCTTTGAATCCCTGGGCAAGGGCATCTTCGCCGTCGAACACGCCGAGGAGCGGTTCCTCAGCGCCTTAGCTGGCGTCCGCGAGCCCGAAAAGAAGCGCCACATCATCGGCGAGAAGTTCGTCGAGGTCCAGGAACAGATCCTGGCCTCCGGCCAGTTCATGGAAGGCAATTGGATTCTCGGTCAAGGCACATCTACCCCGACACCATCGAAAGTGGTGGCACGGCCAAGGCTGACCTGA
- a CDS encoding MerR family transcriptional regulator, with protein sequence MFKTKSRQGAPAPGERTFSSADVSRLSGVSLRQLQWWDEQRVVSPRHEGHKRIYLTEEVVEVSVIAELRRKGFSLQKIRRVLRFLQREMGKRLSDILNAGSDLHLLTDGKSIYLEESQERIIDLLKAAKQPMFLVCVTDQVRRLTVTPRKPPKSETPAVARKSKAV encoded by the coding sequence ATGTTCAAAACAAAATCGCGACAGGGTGCACCCGCCCCCGGAGAGCGGACGTTTTCGAGCGCTGACGTGTCGCGTTTGTCCGGAGTCAGCCTCCGGCAACTGCAGTGGTGGGATGAACAGAGGGTGGTATCTCCCCGTCACGAGGGCCACAAACGAATCTACCTGACTGAGGAAGTTGTCGAGGTCAGCGTTATCGCCGAACTCCGCCGCAAAGGCTTCAGCTTGCAGAAAATCCGCCGCGTGCTGCGCTTCCTGCAGCGCGAGATGGGCAAGCGCCTTTCCGATATCCTGAACGCCGGCAGCGATTTGCACCTGCTCACTGACGGCAAGTCCATCTATCTCGAGGAGAGCCAGGAGCGGATCATCGATCTGCTCAAAGCCGCCAAGCAGCCGATGTTCCTGGTCTGTGTAACGGACCAGGTCCGTCGGCTGACGGTCACCCCTCGCAAGCCGCCGAAGAGCGAGACCCCGGCCGTCGCGCGCAAGTCCAAGGCTGTCTAG
- the nuoD gene encoding NADH dehydrogenase (quinone) subunit D, giving the protein MNEIDETTVPAGFDTQVTEKLPGGGRRMVLNMGPQHPSTHGVLRILLELDGEIIQKAEPDIGFLHTGIEKQAETLTWQQVVTLTDRMDYLSNMANNLAYVLPVEKLLGIEIPAKAQWLRVLLTELSRINSHAVWLGTHALDLGAMTVFFYCFREREDILRLFEMFSGQRLMTSYIRIGGVALEPPRGWEKAVGRFLDGLSEKIDEYENLLNTNPIFLQRTQKVGYLSLEKLLDIGVTGPMIRAAGLNWDIRKSEPYSSYEKFDFDVPVYNESDVYSRFRVRLEEMRQSARICKQAMDGMPDGAWKADAPKVVLPDREKMKTQMEALIYHFKIVTEGFRVPAGEAYVPVESPRGEIGFYAVSDGTSKPYRVFMRTPSFGNLQCLSALFEGKLISDSIAALGSMDFVLGDVDR; this is encoded by the coding sequence ATGAACGAAATCGATGAAACGACAGTGCCGGCCGGCTTCGACACTCAGGTGACGGAAAAGCTGCCGGGCGGTGGCCGCAGGATGGTCCTGAACATGGGCCCCCAGCACCCGTCCACCCATGGTGTTCTGCGCATCCTGCTGGAACTCGACGGCGAAATCATTCAGAAGGCCGAGCCCGATATCGGCTTCCTCCACACCGGCATTGAAAAGCAGGCCGAAACCCTCACCTGGCAGCAGGTTGTCACGCTGACCGACCGCATGGACTACCTGTCCAACATGGCGAACAATCTCGCCTATGTGCTGCCGGTGGAAAAGCTGCTGGGCATCGAAATTCCGGCCAAGGCACAATGGCTGCGTGTACTGCTGACTGAGCTTTCGCGCATCAACAGCCACGCGGTCTGGTTGGGCACCCACGCGCTCGACCTGGGCGCGATGACCGTCTTCTTCTACTGTTTCCGCGAGCGCGAGGACATTCTCCGGCTGTTCGAGATGTTCAGCGGCCAGCGCCTGATGACGAGCTATATCCGCATCGGCGGCGTGGCGCTGGAACCGCCGCGCGGCTGGGAGAAGGCCGTCGGGCGTTTCCTAGATGGTTTATCCGAGAAGATCGACGAGTACGAGAACCTGCTCAACACCAATCCGATCTTCCTGCAGAGAACCCAGAAAGTCGGGTACCTGAGCCTGGAGAAGCTGCTCGACATCGGCGTGACCGGGCCGATGATCCGGGCCGCGGGTTTGAACTGGGACATTCGCAAGTCGGAGCCCTATTCGAGCTACGAGAAGTTCGACTTCGATGTGCCGGTGTACAACGAGAGCGACGTGTATTCGCGCTTCCGGGTCCGCCTGGAAGAGATGAGGCAGAGCGCGCGGATCTGTAAGCAAGCCATGGACGGCATGCCTGACGGCGCGTGGAAGGCCGATGCCCCGAAGGTGGTGCTGCCCGACCGCGAAAAGATGAAGACGCAGATGGAAGCGCTCATCTACCACTTCAAGATCGTCACGGAAGGATTCCGCGTGCCCGCCGGCGAGGCGTATGTGCCGGTGGAATCACCCCGCGGCGAGATCGGATTCTATGCGGTGAGCGACGGCACCTCCAAGCCTTACCGTGTGTTCATGCGGACCCCGAGCTTTGGCAACCTGCAGTGCCTGTCCGCGCTGTTCGAAGGCAAGTTGATCTCCGACTCCATCGCCGCGCTCGGCAGCATGGACTTCGTCCTCGGCGACGTGGACCGCTAA
- a CDS encoding S41 family peptidase — protein MRQFRAFVFSLLVIASCAIVAGNFGPGASALAESSAAPASADDELSAGLKTFTSIYRLVEENAADKVNPDKAIYKGAVPGMLRTLDPHSSFFDPRDFQQLREDQRGSYYGVGMTIQPKDSRIVVVAPFTGSPAYKAGIRPGDVIIEVNDKRTDGMNTSEVADLLKGPKGTKVQVLIAREGVDKPITFNLIRGEIPRFSVQNAFWLKPGIAYIDVESFNENTSKELEDAMHKLGEANVKGLVFDLRDNPGGLLNEGVAVAGHFLRKGQTVVSHRGRSSPERPYTASNGSSARDYPIVVMVNRYSASAAEIVAGALQDHDRAWIFGDNTFGKGLVQTVFPLSENTGLALTTAKYYTPSGRLIQRDYTSGSFYEYYFNRKDGAQKDTTDVKMTDAGRAVYGGNGITPDEKFVVKYNKFQIELARRSAFRDFLPKYFSSHSTTLAKDWTPDNAMLNEFHEYALKNNAQFTEAEWAENNDWIKTQLKREALITAVSLDESLRYAIETDPAVLKAMESLPKAKALLLDNSKKQMVQLDKRARRD, from the coding sequence ATGCGCCAATTCCGCGCTTTTGTCTTTTCTTTGCTGGTAATCGCGTCGTGCGCGATTGTCGCCGGAAACTTCGGCCCCGGCGCTTCGGCGCTGGCCGAATCCTCTGCTGCCCCAGCCTCGGCCGACGACGAACTCAGTGCCGGTCTCAAGACCTTTACCTCCATCTACCGGCTGGTCGAAGAAAACGCCGCGGACAAAGTAAACCCGGACAAGGCCATCTATAAAGGTGCCGTCCCCGGCATGCTTCGGACCTTGGATCCCCACTCCAGCTTCTTCGATCCCCGCGACTTCCAGCAGCTCCGCGAAGACCAGCGCGGCTCTTACTACGGCGTTGGCATGACCATCCAGCCGAAGGATAGCCGCATCGTCGTCGTGGCCCCGTTCACCGGCTCCCCCGCCTACAAGGCCGGCATCCGCCCGGGCGACGTGATCATCGAAGTCAACGACAAGCGTACCGACGGCATGAACACCTCCGAAGTGGCCGACCTGTTGAAGGGCCCGAAGGGCACCAAGGTCCAGGTCCTGATCGCTCGCGAGGGTGTCGACAAGCCTATTACTTTCAATCTGATCCGCGGCGAGATCCCACGCTTCAGCGTCCAGAACGCCTTCTGGCTCAAGCCAGGCATCGCCTACATCGACGTCGAGAGCTTCAACGAGAACACCTCCAAGGAACTCGAAGACGCCATGCACAAGCTGGGCGAAGCCAACGTCAAGGGCCTCGTCTTCGACCTGCGCGACAACCCCGGTGGGCTTCTGAATGAAGGCGTCGCCGTCGCCGGTCACTTCCTCCGCAAGGGCCAGACCGTTGTCAGCCACCGTGGCCGTTCCTCCCCAGAGCGCCCCTACACCGCCAGCAACGGCAGCTCCGCCCGCGACTATCCCATCGTTGTGATGGTGAACCGCTACTCCGCCTCGGCCGCTGAAATCGTGGCCGGCGCCCTGCAGGATCATGACCGCGCCTGGATCTTCGGTGACAACACCTTCGGCAAGGGTCTCGTCCAGACGGTCTTCCCGCTCTCCGAGAACACAGGCCTCGCCCTGACGACCGCCAAGTACTACACTCCGTCCGGCCGCCTGATCCAGCGCGACTACACCAGCGGATCCTTCTACGAGTACTACTTCAACCGGAAAGATGGAGCACAGAAAGACACCACAGACGTCAAGATGACCGACGCCGGCCGGGCCGTCTACGGCGGCAACGGTATCACTCCAGACGAGAAGTTTGTCGTTAAGTACAACAAATTCCAGATCGAACTGGCTCGCCGCAGCGCCTTCCGCGACTTCCTGCCGAAGTATTTCTCCTCGCACAGCACGACGCTGGCGAAGGACTGGACTCCGGATAACGCGATGCTGAACGAGTTCCATGAATATGCGCTGAAGAACAACGCACAGTTCACGGAAGCCGAGTGGGCCGAGAACAACGACTGGATCAAGACCCAACTGAAGCGCGAAGCGCTCATCACGGCTGTATCGCTCGATGAGTCCCTTCGCTATGCCATCGAAACCGACCCGGCGGTGTTGAAAGCAATGGAGTCCCTGCCCAAAGCCAAGGCCCTGCTGCTCGACAATTCCAAGAAGCAGATGGTTCAATTGGATAAGAGGGCCCGTCGCGATTGA
- a CDS encoding NADH-quinone oxidoreductase subunit A has translation MPTSVLEAYFPVLVQVILAAAVAAGLLGAGVLLGKRVKNKVKDTPYECGITPTGSAKERFSVKFYLVGMLFILFDIEAIFLYPWAVVYRDLKLFGFFEMLLFIGLVLAGFFYIWKKGVLNWAAEESPQDSQR, from the coding sequence ATGCCCACATCTGTCTTAGAAGCATACTTCCCGGTCCTGGTCCAGGTGATCTTGGCTGCCGCAGTGGCCGCGGGATTGCTTGGCGCGGGCGTTTTACTGGGTAAACGCGTCAAGAATAAAGTTAAAGACACACCCTACGAATGCGGCATCACACCGACGGGCTCCGCGAAGGAGCGCTTTAGCGTCAAGTTCTACCTGGTGGGGATGCTCTTCATCCTGTTCGATATTGAAGCGATCTTCCTGTATCCCTGGGCCGTGGTCTATCGCGACCTCAAGCTGTTTGGGTTCTTCGAGATGCTTCTCTTCATCGGCCTTGTGCTGGCCGGCTTCTTCTACATATGGAAGAAGGGGGTATTGAATTGGGCCGCTGAGGAGAGCCCGCAGGATAGCCAGCGCTAG
- the nuoF gene encoding NADH-quinone oxidoreductase subunit NuoF yields MLLNEPHPLEVKVLTRRYKYPQQDPIWLEQYVADEGYDAIRKALTMQPEEIIDEVKKSSLRGRGGAGFPTGLKWSFVDRKSPKPKYIVVNGDEGEPGTCKDRIIMGHEPHRLIEGCLVAGRAIGSNRGWVYIRGEYREYIDIMDRAIQEAYDKGYLGDNVLGSGWAFHLSTHTGAGSYECGEESALLESLEGKRGNPRLKPPFPATSGAFQAPTIVNNVETYSAVPEIILKGGEWFAGLGTPRNGGTRLVCLSGHLNRPGVYEVPLGMNMMTLINEVGGGVWKGRKLKAVIPGGSSSPILRADECDIPADYDSLAKAGSMLGSGATVVLDETADIVKVLARLMAFYAHESCGWCIPCREGTTWLKKIMARLDEGVGTKRDIDMVDQLAQGMMGRTFCALGDAAAMPAMSYVRKFREEFEAKIQSAQVFMPAPQTQPLVVL; encoded by the coding sequence ATGCTTCTGAACGAACCGCATCCACTGGAAGTCAAGGTCCTTACACGGCGCTACAAGTATCCGCAGCAGGATCCGATCTGGCTTGAGCAGTACGTCGCGGACGAAGGCTACGACGCCATCCGCAAGGCGCTGACGATGCAGCCGGAAGAGATCATTGACGAAGTGAAGAAGTCTTCGCTGCGCGGCCGCGGCGGAGCGGGCTTTCCCACGGGCCTCAAGTGGAGTTTCGTCGACCGCAAGTCGCCAAAGCCGAAGTACATCGTCGTCAATGGTGACGAAGGCGAGCCGGGCACCTGCAAAGACCGCATCATCATGGGGCACGAGCCGCACCGCCTGATCGAAGGGTGTCTCGTCGCCGGCCGCGCCATCGGTTCCAACCGCGGCTGGGTGTACATCCGGGGAGAGTATCGCGAGTACATCGACATCATGGATCGCGCCATTCAGGAGGCCTATGACAAGGGCTACCTGGGCGACAACGTGCTGGGCAGCGGCTGGGCGTTCCACCTCTCCACGCATACCGGCGCGGGTTCGTATGAGTGCGGCGAAGAGTCGGCGCTGCTGGAGTCGCTGGAAGGCAAGCGCGGCAATCCGCGGCTGAAGCCTCCATTTCCGGCTACGTCCGGTGCGTTCCAGGCTCCGACGATCGTGAACAACGTCGAGACCTATAGCGCCGTGCCGGAGATCATCCTCAAGGGCGGCGAGTGGTTTGCGGGCCTGGGTACGCCGCGCAATGGCGGTACGCGCCTGGTCTGCCTGTCGGGCCATCTCAACAGGCCGGGTGTCTATGAAGTGCCGCTGGGCATGAACATGATGACGCTCATCAACGAGGTGGGTGGCGGGGTGTGGAAGGGCCGCAAGCTGAAAGCGGTGATCCCGGGCGGCAGTTCCAGCCCGATTCTGCGCGCCGATGAGTGCGACATTCCGGCCGATTATGATTCGCTGGCCAAGGCGGGTTCGATGCTGGGTTCCGGCGCCACGGTGGTGCTGGACGAGACGGCCGACATCGTGAAAGTACTGGCGCGGCTGATGGCCTTCTATGCGCACGAAAGCTGCGGCTGGTGCATTCCCTGCCGCGAGGGCACGACCTGGCTGAAGAAGATCATGGCGCGCCTGGATGAAGGCGTGGGTACGAAGCGGGACATCGACATGGTGGATCAGCTCGCACAGGGTATGATGGGCCGGACCTTCTGTGCCCTGGGTGATGCGGCGGCCATGCCGGCCATGAGTTATGTGCGGAAGTTCCGCGAAGAGTTCGAGGCGAAGATTCAGTCGGCGCAGGTCTTTATGCCAGCGCCTCAGACGCAACCCCTGGTTGTGTTGTAG
- the nuoG gene encoding NADH-quinone oxidoreductase subunit NuoG, which yields MADPITLTIDGRQVKVPAGTLVIEAAKTVGIEVPAFCYYEGFSLQAACRMCLVEVEKMPKLQPGCTLPAAEGMVVYTESPKVVEARKGTLEFLLSNHPLDCPVCDKGGECELQDMTFRYGAGESRFVEIKHHVDEKQWSPAVYYDAARCILCYRCIRVCDEGIGVGALGLTYRGVAAEITPSHGDHLECDECGWCIDVCPVGALTSGTYRYKSRPWEMNYAGTICTHCSDGCKTTLSVRNGEVIRANNRDRSGVNGEFLCVKGRFGFDFVHSEERLQSPLLRKDGNLEPVSWSEALAAVAARFGEVKARNGKFGIIGSTHTSNEENYYLQKFARQGLGTANIDHHRSGDVPALLDALSGKTGKLATSADLYNAKAALVIGSDLAQQHPFLAFQLRANFRHHQAAVYTVTSGVVREEQYAAKSLHCEAGQELGTAQSLAEDLKKHGDLVILFGDAIRGQAVRQLVEFGESLGIPVKYVCLVDYANSRGAMDMGLLPNLGPGYHAAPAVGLSRDEMLAAADLDVLWVVGSNPFKTTAPAGTSTFTVVQDLFLTETAQRADVVLPAASAYEKNGTVTNVCGEVQRLKQGPKVMGTKSDLEIFGLLAKELGLNLGIWTSDKVFEEIRRTVQGYNVPLPVIATGGAAQTAAVNGGVPQTGKPEYIRSAGDTLFTSGTLGRYSKMLNRVMEAPGQLYKP from the coding sequence ATGGCCGATCCCATTACGCTGACAATCGACGGTAGACAGGTGAAGGTGCCGGCCGGCACTTTGGTCATCGAAGCTGCCAAGACGGTCGGTATTGAAGTGCCCGCGTTCTGCTACTACGAAGGCTTCTCGCTGCAGGCCGCCTGCCGCATGTGCCTGGTGGAAGTGGAAAAAATGCCCAAGCTGCAGCCGGGCTGTACGCTGCCCGCGGCGGAAGGCATGGTGGTCTACACCGAGTCGCCGAAGGTTGTCGAGGCGCGCAAGGGTACGCTCGAGTTTCTGTTGTCCAACCATCCGCTGGATTGTCCCGTGTGCGATAAGGGTGGTGAGTGCGAACTGCAGGACATGACGTTCCGCTACGGGGCGGGTGAGAGCCGCTTCGTCGAGATCAAACACCACGTCGACGAAAAGCAGTGGAGCCCGGCGGTCTATTACGATGCCGCGCGCTGCATTCTCTGCTATCGCTGCATTCGCGTGTGCGACGAGGGCATCGGCGTCGGCGCCCTGGGGTTGACTTATCGCGGCGTGGCCGCCGAGATCACGCCGAGCCACGGCGACCACCTCGAGTGCGATGAGTGCGGCTGGTGTATCGATGTCTGCCCTGTGGGCGCGCTGACCTCCGGCACTTACCGGTATAAGTCGCGTCCGTGGGAGATGAACTACGCGGGTACGATCTGTACGCACTGCTCCGATGGCTGCAAGACCACGTTGAGCGTGCGCAATGGGGAAGTGATCCGCGCCAATAACCGCGATCGCAGTGGAGTGAACGGCGAGTTCCTGTGCGTGAAGGGCCGCTTCGGTTTTGACTTCGTCCACAGCGAAGAGCGGCTGCAATCGCCGCTGCTGCGCAAGGACGGCAATCTGGAGCCGGTGAGCTGGAGTGAGGCGCTGGCGGCGGTGGCCGCCCGCTTCGGAGAGGTGAAGGCGCGCAACGGCAAGTTCGGCATCATCGGATCCACCCACACGAGCAACGAAGAGAATTACTACCTGCAGAAGTTCGCACGGCAGGGATTGGGTACGGCGAACATTGACCATCACCGGTCGGGCGACGTGCCGGCGCTGCTGGATGCGCTGAGCGGGAAGACCGGAAAGCTGGCGACGTCGGCTGATCTGTACAATGCGAAGGCCGCATTGGTGATCGGCAGCGATCTGGCGCAGCAGCATCCGTTCCTGGCCTTCCAGTTGCGCGCGAATTTCCGGCATCACCAGGCTGCCGTCTATACGGTGACCAGCGGCGTGGTGAGGGAAGAGCAGTATGCGGCGAAGAGCCTGCACTGCGAGGCCGGGCAGGAGTTGGGGACGGCGCAGTCGCTGGCCGAGGATCTGAAGAAGCACGGCGATCTGGTGATCCTGTTCGGCGATGCGATCCGCGGGCAGGCGGTCCGCCAGCTTGTGGAGTTCGGCGAGTCGCTCGGAATTCCCGTGAAGTATGTGTGCCTGGTGGACTACGCGAATTCGCGCGGAGCCATGGACATGGGGCTGCTGCCCAATCTTGGACCCGGCTATCATGCCGCTCCGGCGGTTGGCCTGTCGCGCGACGAGATGCTGGCCGCGGCCGATCTCGACGTGCTCTGGGTGGTGGGGTCGAATCCATTCAAGACCACGGCGCCGGCCGGTACCAGCACCTTCACGGTTGTTCAGGACCTGTTCCTCACTGAGACCGCGCAGCGCGCCGATGTGGTGCTGCCCGCGGCCAGCGCCTATGAGAAGAACGGCACGGTCACGAATGTCTGCGGCGAAGTGCAGCGCCTGAAGCAGGGGCCGAAGGTGATGGGCACGAAGTCGGACCTGGAGATCTTCGGGCTGCTCGCCAAGGAGCTTGGCCTGAACCTGGGCATCTGGACGTCGGACAAGGTTTTCGAGGAGATCCGGCGGACGGTCCAGGGCTACAATGTGCCGTTGCCGGTGATCGCCACCGGCGGCGCGGCGCAGACCGCCGCGGTGAACGGCGGCGTGCCTCAGACGGGCAAGCCGGAGTATATTCGCTCAGCTGGCGATACGCTCTTCACATCGGGCACCTTGGGGCGCTACTCCAAGATGCTCAATCGAGTCATGGAAGCACCGGGACAGTTGTACAAACCGTAA
- a CDS encoding NADH-quinone oxidoreductase subunit NuoE family protein — MTFSPELEAKFAKMIQNYPAGRQKGALIPMLLFAQDEVGSMTPELLEEVSKRLKVKRVEIEEVIGYYTMLTREPRGQHHVQICTNVSCMLTGGEELYQHACKKLGIGNKQKTADGQFSLEEVECLGACSWAPAMLIDYDFHFNVTPEKLDGLIESLKKTQ; from the coding sequence ATGACCTTTTCACCCGAACTCGAAGCCAAGTTCGCGAAGATGATACAGAACTACCCGGCGGGCCGCCAGAAGGGCGCGCTGATCCCGATGCTGTTGTTCGCCCAGGATGAAGTGGGCTCGATGACCCCGGAACTGCTCGAAGAAGTTTCCAAACGGCTCAAGGTGAAGCGGGTGGAGATCGAGGAAGTCATCGGGTATTACACGATGCTGACCCGCGAGCCGCGCGGCCAGCATCACGTGCAGATTTGCACGAACGTGAGCTGCATGCTGACGGGTGGCGAGGAACTGTACCAGCACGCCTGCAAGAAGCTGGGGATCGGCAATAAGCAGAAGACGGCGGACGGCCAGTTTTCGCTGGAAGAAGTGGAATGCCTGGGGGCCTGTTCGTGGGCGCCGGCGATGCTGATCGACTACGACTTCCATTTCAATGTGACGCCGGAGAAGCTGGACGGGCTCATCGAGAGCCTGAAGAAGACGCAGTAG